A section of the Candidatus Melainabacteria bacterium RIFOXYA2_FULL_32_9 genome encodes:
- a CDS encoding single-stranded-DNA-specific exonuclease RecJ has protein sequence MVQSCNLENKYKWVYPENKQVSTELVKAAGSHVVAQLLLNRGIDTPEKIKAFLNLDNTKISSPFIFEHMDKAVNRINQAIEKQEHIVIYGDFDADGVTSTSLLFKTLKHLNANVSFFIPDRSEEGHGLNSASICKLISSKKAKLIITVDCGVSNITEIALAKSFGTDVIITDHHEAPEVLPSAYAIINPKLMDEDTDLKYLAGVGVAYKLASALLESHNKVDYTDNILCLVAVGTIADVVPLLGENRALVHRGLKLLSRDRAPGLVKLLEIAGCNLDQVSANSIAFGVAPRINAIGRLAEASLAVDLLISDNIEEIEIIAKKLNNNNKIRQQMCESTFIEATSKVNNECDLEKEKAIILADPNWHPGIIGIVASKLVEKFYRPAFLISIDEEKNKARCSARSIEGVNLHEILSHNAESFEVFGGHAFAAGFALDLNKVSFEELKNKLNSTVNRFSGTDFLEPKLKIDLDINSNDLSIDLIEELDKLAPFGECNPFPVFSISNLTLKQFKTMGSANNHLKIFLADDNDNMFEAVWWQNNNLDIAVLDKVNVAFAPDINTFGGKTKVQLIIKDIQKTDSVVNQTLSNQTKKESLSEKSVLSDLNSSGPKWVDHRSKVNFEKNLINYLKLSKKSISIFAEDSNSLEILKKDQILITRIVNRLSIEKADELFIFDMPTDLDTLINLLEKSEAKLVHIIGKNITEIDPNKVIKTMSGMLKFAHTNKNGEININQIASLLYISSDTAYNCINLLNKAGVIQVYNQDIDKIKFGFIGSKDISFVINLEEYGYFIDSIKTSEEFRHQLRILDIESIQNLIY, from the coding sequence ATGGTGCAGTCTTGTAACTTAGAAAATAAATATAAATGGGTTTATCCTGAAAATAAACAGGTATCAACAGAACTTGTTAAGGCTGCGGGTTCCCATGTAGTTGCCCAGTTACTTTTAAATAGAGGAATTGATACTCCTGAGAAAATTAAAGCTTTTTTAAACCTTGATAATACTAAAATTAGTTCTCCTTTTATTTTTGAACATATGGATAAAGCTGTTAATCGTATTAATCAGGCTATTGAAAAACAAGAACATATTGTTATATATGGTGATTTTGATGCAGATGGAGTTACTAGTACTTCTTTACTTTTTAAGACTTTAAAACATTTAAATGCTAATGTTAGTTTCTTTATCCCTGATAGAAGTGAAGAAGGGCATGGGCTCAATAGTGCTTCGATATGCAAGTTAATTAGTTCCAAGAAAGCTAAATTAATTATTACTGTTGATTGTGGTGTTAGCAATATAACAGAAATAGCATTAGCAAAAAGTTTTGGTACTGATGTTATTATAACTGATCACCACGAAGCTCCAGAAGTCTTACCTTCAGCTTATGCTATTATTAATCCCAAATTAATGGATGAAGATACTGATCTTAAATATCTAGCAGGTGTTGGGGTAGCATATAAACTTGCTAGTGCTTTATTAGAATCTCATAATAAAGTTGATTATACAGATAACATTTTATGTCTGGTTGCTGTCGGTACTATAGCAGATGTAGTACCATTATTAGGAGAAAATAGGGCTCTTGTCCATCGTGGATTAAAATTACTTTCAAGAGACAGGGCTCCCGGTCTTGTTAAGTTGCTTGAAATAGCAGGATGCAATCTGGATCAGGTATCAGCTAATTCAATAGCTTTTGGAGTTGCTCCAAGAATAAATGCTATTGGAAGATTAGCTGAAGCAAGTTTGGCTGTGGATCTTTTAATAAGTGATAATATTGAAGAAATAGAAATTATTGCTAAAAAGCTTAATAATAACAATAAAATCAGGCAACAAATGTGTGAAAGTACATTTATAGAAGCTACTTCTAAAGTAAATAATGAATGTGATCTGGAAAAAGAAAAAGCTATTATTCTGGCTGATCCTAACTGGCATCCTGGAATTATAGGTATTGTTGCTTCAAAATTGGTAGAAAAATTCTATAGACCTGCTTTTTTAATCTCTATAGATGAAGAAAAAAATAAAGCTAGATGTTCTGCTAGAAGTATAGAAGGGGTGAATCTCCACGAAATTTTAAGTCATAACGCTGAATCGTTTGAGGTTTTTGGTGGTCATGCCTTTGCTGCTGGTTTTGCTCTGGATTTAAACAAAGTAAGTTTTGAGGAACTTAAAAATAAATTAAATTCTACGGTTAATAGATTTTCCGGTACAGATTTTCTTGAACCAAAGTTAAAAATTGATTTAGATATTAATTCGAATGATTTATCTATTGATTTGATAGAAGAATTGGATAAATTAGCTCCTTTTGGTGAGTGTAATCCTTTTCCTGTCTTTAGTATTTCAAATTTAACCTTAAAACAGTTTAAAACAATGGGCTCTGCTAACAATCACTTAAAGATTTTTCTTGCTGATGATAATGATAATATGTTTGAGGCCGTATGGTGGCAGAACAATAATCTTGATATAGCTGTTTTAGATAAAGTAAATGTTGCATTTGCTCCAGACATAAATACATTTGGAGGAAAAACAAAAGTTCAGCTTATTATAAAAGATATTCAAAAGACTGATTCTGTAGTCAATCAAACTCTTTCTAATCAAACCAAAAAAGAAAGTTTGTCTGAAAAAAGTGTTTTAAGTGATTTAAATTCTTCCGGTCCAAAATGGGTAGATCATAGAAGTAAAGTTAATTTCGAGAAAAACCTTATAAACTATTTAAAACTTTCAAAAAAGAGTATTTCTATTTTTGCTGAGGATTCAAATTCTCTTGAAATTTTAAAGAAAGATCAGATATTAATAACTAGAATTGTTAATAGATTAAGCATTGAAAAAGCAGATGAGTTATTTATTTTTGACATGCCAACGGATTTAGATACTTTAATAAATCTACTAGAAAAGTCTGAAGCTAAATTAGTTCATATAATAGGTAAGAATATTACTGAAATAGATCCAAACAAAGTTATTAAAACTATGTCTGGAATGCTAAAATTTGCTCATACAAATAAAAATGGTGAGATAAACATTAATCAAATTGCATCTTTACTTTATATTTCCAGTGATACAGCCTATAATTGTATAAATCTACTGAATAAAGCAGGGGTTATACAGGTTTATAATCAGGATATTGACAAGATAAAATTTGGTTTTATTGGAAGTAAAGATATTTCTTTCGTTATAAACCTGGAAGAATATGGTTATTTTATTGATAGCATAAAAACTTCGGAAGAATTTCGCCATCAATTAAGAATTTTAGATATTGAAAGTATTCAAAATTTGATATATTAA